A stretch of Fibrobacter sp. UWEL DNA encodes these proteins:
- a CDS encoding pyridoxamine 5'-phosphate oxidase family protein: MEEVVKFLKEAGAYFLATVDGDQPKVRPFGTAEIFEGKLYIQTAKAKNVSKQIAANPKVQICAMNKAGNEWLRLSGTLVNDDRLEPKVHMLENYPELKAMYKAEDPNTQVLYFKDAEAVFCSFAGAPKIVKF; encoded by the coding sequence ATGGAAGAAGTCGTAAAATTTCTCAAGGAAGCTGGCGCCTATTTCTTGGCAACCGTAGATGGTGACCAGCCCAAGGTTCGTCCCTTCGGCACTGCCGAAATCTTCGAAGGCAAGCTCTACATCCAGACCGCCAAGGCCAAGAATGTGTCCAAGCAGATTGCAGCAAACCCCAAGGTCCAGATTTGCGCCATGAACAAGGCTGGCAATGAATGGCTTCGCCTGAGCGGCACCCTGGTCAATGATGACCGCCTGGAACCCAAGGTTCACATGCTGGAAAACTATCCGGAACTGAAGGCTATGTACAAGGCTGAAGATCCCAATACTCAGGTTCTTTACTTCAAGGATGCCGAGGCTGTTTTCTGCAGTTTCGCCGGTGCACCGAAAATTGTCAAGTTCTAG
- a CDS encoding GNAT family N-acetyltransferase translates to MQIRKATPDDFPQMLPIFREVIQGGDTYDFEETASDQDAYDYWFGKGVTSFVMEDDAAGSKILGYYKIIQNHRGRGSHVANASFMVGSAARGKGIGRKMGEDCIRQAREMGFKAIQFNFVISTNEPAMHLWKSLGFKELCRLPGAFNHKKLGYVDAVIFFMEL, encoded by the coding sequence ATGCAAATCCGCAAAGCAACTCCAGATGATTTTCCCCAGATGCTTCCCATTTTCCGCGAAGTGATCCAAGGGGGCGATACCTACGATTTCGAAGAAACCGCCAGCGACCAGGACGCCTACGACTATTGGTTCGGAAAGGGCGTCACCAGTTTCGTCATGGAAGATGACGCCGCAGGTTCCAAGATTCTAGGATATTATAAGATCATCCAGAACCATCGTGGGCGAGGTAGCCATGTGGCAAACGCCTCCTTCATGGTCGGGAGCGCCGCCCGGGGGAAGGGCATCGGCCGCAAGATGGGCGAAGACTGTATCCGCCAGGCTAGGGAAATGGGCTTCAAGGCGATCCAGTTCAACTTCGTCATCAGCACCAACGAGCCCGCCATGCACCTGTGGAAAAGTCTAGGCTTCAAGGAACTTTGCCGCCTTCCGGGCGCTTTCAACCACAAAAAGCTGGGTTATGTGGATGCGGTAATCTTCTTTATGGAACTTTAA
- a CDS encoding lysophospholipid acyltransferase family protein, with product MIQFRQILAKIFAGAAYAVLDFAGWKKKTVEANLMHVSQGTWGRGVAGLEPRELYKKMLKNLTRHVGELLFCFDTYKNLPENCAAYPCERDGFIFDTAEKSKPVIEKMRRGGIFLTAHYGNYEASGAWLCALGVPLKASFIPLKPDALNRFVYEKVRCVRGRPYSINARTPREFFALLDGTAPDCNGQKQLFCLLADQDSRINSAMDGTFLGCPAKINPLPDFLLKHRPNTPVFFCWIEERGSRKTLHAVEAVAYQKLDSRLRENDSHSIVDGAYRNWLEERIQENPALWYGWTHRRFKSKNPEIYG from the coding sequence GTGATACAGTTCCGTCAAATTCTCGCCAAAATATTTGCAGGTGCCGCCTACGCGGTGCTTGATTTTGCGGGCTGGAAAAAGAAGACGGTGGAAGCCAACTTGATGCATGTTTCACAGGGAACGTGGGGAAGGGGCGTCGCAGGATTGGAACCGCGCGAACTCTACAAAAAGATGCTGAAAAACTTGACCCGCCATGTGGGGGAGTTGCTATTCTGTTTCGACACCTACAAGAACCTGCCGGAGAACTGCGCCGCCTATCCCTGCGAAAGGGACGGCTTTATTTTTGACACCGCCGAAAAGTCTAAGCCTGTAATTGAAAAGATGCGCAGGGGCGGAATCTTCCTGACGGCACATTACGGAAACTACGAAGCTAGTGGCGCCTGGCTGTGCGCCCTCGGCGTCCCGCTGAAGGCCAGTTTCATCCCACTGAAGCCGGATGCATTAAACCGGTTCGTGTACGAAAAAGTCCGATGCGTCCGTGGGAGGCCTTATTCCATAAACGCCCGGACGCCGCGAGAATTTTTTGCCCTGCTGGACGGAACGGCTCCAGACTGCAACGGGCAAAAACAGCTGTTCTGTCTGCTGGCAGATCAGGACAGCAGAATCAATAGCGCTATGGACGGAACCTTTTTGGGATGCCCCGCAAAAATAAACCCGCTACCGGATTTCCTCCTGAAGCACCGTCCCAACACTCCCGTTTTTTTCTGCTGGATCGAGGAGCGGGGGAGTCGCAAAACTTTGCACGCGGTAGAAGCTGTAGCATATCAAAAGCTAGATTCTCGCCTCCGCGAGAATGACAGTCATTCAATTGTGGATGGCGCATACCGCAACTGGCTGGAAGAACGCATCCAGGAAAATCCCGCCTTGTGGTACGGCTGGACCCATCGTCGCTTCAAGAGCAAGAATCCAGAAATCTATGGCTGA